In the Mycolicibacterium thermoresistibile genome, one interval contains:
- a CDS encoding potassium channel family protein: MRIVVMGCGRVGAMLSDSLSRIGHDVAVIDRDSTAFHRLSPDFSGERIVGMGFDRDVLLRAGIEEAGAFAAVSSGDNSNIISARVARETFGVPRVVARIYDAKRAAVYERLGIPTVATVPWTTDRLLNILVQETETALWRDPTGNVGVTELSLHEQWVGRPVADLEAATGGRVAFMIRFGSGLLPDGRTVIQASDQVYLAAVSGRIAEALAIAALPPADSEEG; encoded by the coding sequence TTGCGGATTGTGGTGATGGGATGCGGTCGGGTGGGCGCCATGCTGTCCGACAGCCTGTCTCGGATCGGCCACGACGTCGCGGTGATCGACCGGGACAGCACGGCGTTTCACCGGCTCAGCCCGGACTTCTCCGGGGAACGGATCGTGGGTATGGGCTTCGACCGGGATGTGTTGCTGCGTGCCGGGATCGAGGAGGCCGGCGCGTTCGCCGCGGTATCCTCCGGCGACAACTCCAACATCATCTCGGCGCGGGTGGCGCGGGAGACGTTCGGGGTGCCCCGGGTGGTGGCCCGGATCTACGACGCGAAACGTGCCGCGGTGTACGAGCGGCTGGGCATCCCGACGGTGGCGACGGTGCCGTGGACCACCGACCGGCTGCTCAACATCCTCGTCCAGGAGACCGAGACCGCGCTGTGGCGTGATCCCACCGGCAACGTCGGCGTCACCGAACTGTCGCTGCACGAGCAGTGGGTGGGTCGGCCGGTGGCGGATCTGGAGGCGGCCACCGGTGGACGGGTGGCGTTCATGATCCGGTTCGGCAGCGGGCTGCTGCCCGACGGCCGCACCGTCATCCAGGCCAGTGATCAGGTATATCTGGCGGCGGTGTCCGGTCGCATCGCCGAGGCGCTGGCCATCGCGGCGTTGCCGCCCGCCGACTCGGAGGAGGGCTGA
- a CDS encoding APC family permease yields MSKVSTAARRLLLGRPFRSDRLSHTLLPKRIALPVFASDALSSVAYAPEEIFVVLSVAGVAAYAMTPWIGLAIATVMALVIASYRHTVQAYPSGGGDYEVVSTNLGRTAGLTVAAALMVDYVLTVAVSISAAMSNIGSVIGFIGEHKVWFAVAAILLLAAMNLRGVRESGTAFAVPTYVFVFAMVVMLGWGLIRIYLFDTPLRAESAAFEMIPPDGEIVGFALVFLVARAFSSGSAALTGIEAISNGVPAFRKPKARNAATTLLVLGLIAVPMFLGTVVLAERTGVQIAERPHAQFVGAPPDYQQKTLIAQLAGAVFDGWGPAVLATVIAAALILLLAANTAFNGFPVLGSILAQDRYLPRQLHTRGDRLAFSNGILFLSLVASAFVVAFGAEVSALIQLYIVGVFVSFTFSQLGMVRHWTRSLRGETEPAVRRTMHRARAVNAVGCVATGSVLLVVVVTKFAAGAWMAILTMAVLFMLMRLIHRHYATVARELDERAAADDDGMVLPSRNHAIVLVSNLHLPTLRALAYARATRPDVLEAVTVSVDDAETRELVHKWEESDVTVPLKVIASPYREVTRPVLDYVKRVTKESPRTVVTVFIPEYVVGHWWEQLLHNQSALRLKGRLLFMPNVMVTSVPWQLSSSERRRKLQPQWAPGDARRGFLE; encoded by the coding sequence GTGTCCAAGGTTTCGACCGCTGCGCGGCGTCTGCTGCTCGGCCGGCCGTTCCGCAGCGACCGGCTGTCCCACACCCTGCTGCCCAAGCGGATCGCCCTTCCGGTGTTCGCCTCCGACGCGTTGTCCTCGGTGGCCTACGCCCCGGAGGAGATCTTCGTGGTGTTGTCGGTGGCGGGGGTGGCCGCCTATGCGATGACACCGTGGATCGGTCTGGCGATCGCCACCGTGATGGCGCTGGTGATCGCCAGTTACCGGCACACCGTGCAGGCCTATCCGTCCGGGGGCGGCGACTACGAGGTGGTCAGCACCAACCTGGGCCGCACCGCCGGGCTGACGGTGGCGGCCGCGCTGATGGTCGACTACGTGCTGACCGTCGCCGTGTCGATCTCGGCGGCGATGTCGAACATCGGGTCGGTGATCGGGTTCATCGGCGAGCACAAGGTGTGGTTCGCGGTCGCGGCGATTCTGCTGTTGGCGGCGATGAACCTGCGCGGAGTGCGCGAGTCCGGCACGGCGTTCGCCGTACCGACCTACGTGTTCGTCTTCGCCATGGTCGTCATGCTCGGCTGGGGGCTGATCCGGATCTACCTGTTCGACACGCCGTTGCGCGCCGAATCCGCCGCGTTCGAGATGATCCCCCCTGACGGCGAGATCGTCGGGTTCGCCCTGGTGTTCCTGGTGGCCCGGGCGTTCTCGTCCGGTTCGGCCGCGCTGACCGGTATCGAGGCGATCAGCAACGGTGTGCCGGCGTTCCGCAAACCCAAGGCGCGAAACGCCGCCACCACCCTGCTGGTGCTCGGTCTGATCGCGGTGCCGATGTTTCTGGGCACCGTCGTGCTGGCCGAGCGGACCGGGGTGCAGATCGCCGAACGCCCGCACGCACAGTTCGTCGGCGCGCCGCCGGACTATCAGCAGAAGACGCTGATCGCCCAGCTGGCGGGCGCGGTGTTCGACGGTTGGGGACCGGCCGTCCTGGCGACCGTCATCGCGGCGGCGCTGATCCTGCTGCTGGCGGCCAACACCGCGTTCAACGGATTCCCGGTGCTCGGCTCGATTCTGGCCCAGGACCGGTATCTGCCGCGACAGCTGCACACCCGCGGCGACCGGTTGGCGTTCTCCAACGGCATCCTGTTCCTGTCGCTGGTGGCCAGCGCCTTCGTGGTGGCGTTCGGCGCCGAGGTCAGCGCGCTGATCCAGCTCTACATCGTCGGGGTGTTCGTGTCGTTCACGTTCAGCCAGCTGGGCATGGTGCGGCACTGGACCCGGTCGTTGCGCGGCGAGACCGAGCCGGCGGTGCGCCGCACCATGCACCGGGCCCGGGCGGTCAACGCGGTCGGCTGCGTGGCCACCGGTTCGGTGCTGTTGGTGGTCGTGGTCACCAAGTTCGCCGCCGGCGCGTGGATGGCGATCCTGACCATGGCGGTGCTGTTCATGTTGATGCGACTCATCCACCGGCACTACGCGACGGTGGCTCGCGAACTCGACGAGCGGGCGGCCGCCGACGACGACGGGATGGTGCTGCCCAGCCGCAACCACGCCATCGTGCTGGTGTCGAATCTGCATCTGCCGACGCTGCGGGCGCTGGCCTACGCCCGCGCCACCCGGCCCGATGTGCTGGAGGCGGTCACCGTCAGCGTCGACGACGCGGAAACCCGCGAACTGGTACACAAGTGGGAGGAAAGCGATGTCACCGTGCCGCTCAAGGTGATCGCGTCACCGTACCGGGAAGTCACCCGGCCGGTACTGGACTATGTCAAACGGGTCACCAAGGAGTCACCCCGGACGGTGGTCACGGTGTTCATCCCCGAGTATGTGGTCGGCCACTGGTGGGAACAGTTGCTGCACAACCAGAGTGCGCTGCGGCTCAAGGGCCGGCTGCTGTTCATGCCGAACGTGATGGTGACATCGGTTCCCTGGCAACTCAGTTCGTCGGAGCGGCGCCGCAAGCTGCAGCCGCAGTGGGCTCCCGGCGACGCCCGGCGGGGGTTTCTGGAATGA
- a CDS encoding alkaline phosphatase D family protein, translating to MGLLLGPVLRHVSETTAQVWVQTDRPATVSVLGCSASTFQVQDYHYALVPVTGLTPGTTTRYEVHVDGERVWPLPDSSFPPDSSPPVSFPPSVIRTRGPESAHRARAVFGSCRYPKTGVDDVDDKLGHDALDRYAARMAQQPVDDWPDMLVLLGDQVYADELTPEARRQLTGRRRRKQTRTKRPPDEVVSFTEYERLYRHSWTDPEIRWIMSTVPTAMIFDDHDIRDDWNTSGRWREEMSAQPWWRERIRAGLASYWVYQHIGNLSPEQLEEDPDYQRIRGIDGDAWPALVELADRADAEVDANKGVRFSYRWDLGCTRFIMMDSRNGRILDSGERMMLGEKEFRWVEEQAADGIENVEHLVLGSSVPWLMPPALADLQAVNELAADRPGWRGALAEKIRQGADLEHWPAFMKSFLRLTTMIRAAADHPDGPATVTVLSGDVHHSYAARADFDGLGADAAAVHQLVCSPVHNYVPAFVKPVFALGWSRRLAPLTRRWARRHGVPALPLTWTNTCGPIFGNTIATLRVDGPQAEVVFEQPDDAGDLGRVARVGLTGSAASPPISPAAR from the coding sequence ATGGGGCTTCTGCTCGGACCGGTTCTGCGGCATGTGAGCGAGACGACCGCGCAGGTCTGGGTGCAGACCGATCGGCCCGCCACCGTGTCGGTGCTGGGCTGTTCCGCGTCGACGTTTCAGGTGCAGGACTACCACTACGCGCTGGTCCCGGTGACCGGGCTGACACCGGGGACCACCACCCGCTACGAGGTGCACGTCGACGGCGAACGGGTGTGGCCGCTGCCGGACAGTTCCTTCCCGCCCGATTCTTCCCCGCCCGTCTCCTTCCCGCCGAGTGTGATCCGGACCCGCGGTCCGGAGTCGGCGCACCGCGCGCGGGCGGTGTTCGGATCCTGCCGTTACCCCAAGACCGGTGTCGACGACGTCGACGACAAGCTCGGCCACGACGCGCTCGACCGGTACGCCGCCCGGATGGCGCAGCAACCCGTCGACGACTGGCCCGACATGCTGGTGCTGCTCGGCGATCAGGTCTACGCCGACGAACTGACCCCCGAGGCCCGCCGACAGTTGACCGGGCGGCGGCGACGCAAACAGACCCGGACCAAACGTCCACCCGACGAAGTGGTCAGCTTCACCGAATACGAACGGCTGTACCGGCATTCGTGGACCGATCCGGAGATCCGGTGGATCATGTCGACGGTCCCCACCGCGATGATCTTCGACGACCACGACATCCGCGACGACTGGAACACCTCGGGGCGGTGGCGCGAAGAGATGAGCGCGCAACCGTGGTGGCGGGAGCGGATCCGGGCCGGGCTGGCGTCGTACTGGGTGTACCAGCACATCGGCAATCTCAGCCCCGAACAACTCGAGGAGGACCCCGACTATCAACGGATCCGCGGTATCGACGGGGACGCCTGGCCGGCGCTCGTCGAGCTCGCCGACCGGGCCGACGCCGAGGTCGACGCCAACAAGGGGGTGCGGTTCAGCTACCGCTGGGACCTGGGCTGCACGCGGTTCATCATGATGGACTCCCGCAACGGCCGGATCCTGGACTCCGGGGAACGGATGATGCTCGGCGAAAAGGAGTTCCGCTGGGTCGAGGAGCAGGCCGCCGACGGCATCGAAAACGTCGAACACCTGGTGCTGGGATCGTCGGTGCCGTGGCTGATGCCGCCGGCGCTGGCCGACCTGCAGGCCGTCAACGAACTGGCCGCCGACCGGCCCGGCTGGCGCGGCGCGCTGGCAGAGAAGATCCGCCAGGGCGCCGACCTCGAGCACTGGCCGGCGTTCATGAAGTCGTTCCTGCGGCTGACGACGATGATCCGCGCCGCGGCCGACCATCCCGACGGGCCGGCCACCGTGACGGTGCTGTCCGGCGACGTGCACCACAGCTATGCCGCGCGGGCAGACTTCGACGGTCTCGGCGCCGACGCGGCCGCGGTGCACCAGCTGGTGTGTTCACCGGTGCACAACTACGTGCCGGCGTTCGTGAAACCCGTGTTCGCGCTGGGCTGGTCGCGGCGGCTGGCCCCGCTGACCCGCCGCTGGGCCCGCCGCCACGGCGTTCCGGCCCTGCCGTTGACTTGGACGAACACCTGCGGGCCGATCTTCGGTAACACGATCGCCACCCTGCGGGTGGACGGCCCGCAGGCCGAGGTGGTGTTCGAACAACCGGACGACGCGGGCGATCTGGGCCGGGTGGCCCGGGTCGGGCTCACCGGGTCGGCGGCGTCGCCGCCGATCAGTCCAGCCGCTCGCTGA
- a CDS encoding potassium channel family protein, protein MKVAIAGAGAVGRSIARELLASHEVLLVERNPDHFEPDVIPGAEWRLGDACELSLLESVGLEQYDVVIAATGDDKANVVVSLLAKTEFGVSRVVARVNDPRNEWLFDENWGVDVAVSTPRMLASLVEEAVAVGDLVRLMEFRQGQANLVEITLPDDTPWGGRPVRRLDLPRDAAMVAILRGPRVIVPEPDEPLEGGDELLFVAVAEVEDELREIILRPPRQ, encoded by the coding sequence ATGAAGGTCGCGATCGCCGGCGCGGGCGCGGTCGGCCGTTCGATCGCGCGGGAACTGCTCGCCAGCCACGAGGTGCTGCTCGTGGAGCGCAATCCGGACCATTTCGAGCCCGATGTCATACCGGGTGCGGAGTGGCGGCTCGGTGATGCGTGCGAGTTGAGCCTGCTGGAGTCGGTGGGGCTGGAACAATACGACGTGGTGATCGCGGCGACCGGCGACGACAAGGCCAACGTGGTGGTCAGCCTGCTCGCCAAGACCGAGTTCGGCGTGTCGCGGGTGGTGGCCCGCGTCAACGACCCGCGCAACGAGTGGTTGTTCGACGAGAACTGGGGTGTGGACGTGGCGGTGTCCACCCCCCGCATGCTGGCGTCGCTGGTCGAGGAGGCGGTGGCGGTCGGCGACCTGGTGCGGCTGATGGAGTTCCGGCAGGGTCAGGCGAACCTGGTGGAGATCACCCTGCCCGACGACACGCCCTGGGGTGGGCGGCCGGTGCGCCGGCTGGACCTGCCCCGGGATGCGGCCATGGTGGCGATCCTGCGCGGTCCGCGGGTGATCGTCCCGGAGCCCGACGAGCCGCTGGAAGGCGGTGACGAGCTGCTGTTCGTGGCGGTCGCCGAGGTCGAGGACGAACTGCGGGAGATCATCCTGCGCCCGCCGCGTCAGTGA
- a CDS encoding DUF3159 domain-containing protein — translation MLEQMGGFSGLIYSSLPVVAFVPISNMFGLTSAIVAALGTAAAILVWRLIRRESAQPAISGFFGVGVCVLIAYLMGESKGYFLLGIWMSLLWAAVFGVSVLIRRPVVGYLWGWLSGHGAHWRGVRRAVLAFDIATLTWVLVFSSRFLVQRYLYDADETGWLGVARIAMGWPLTAVAALVTYLAIRTAQRALEHHRAAGGAPASG, via the coding sequence ATGCTGGAACAGATGGGCGGGTTCAGCGGCCTGATCTACTCGTCGCTACCGGTGGTGGCGTTCGTCCCGATCTCGAACATGTTCGGATTGACGTCCGCCATCGTGGCGGCGCTCGGCACCGCCGCGGCGATCCTGGTGTGGCGGCTGATCCGGCGCGAATCCGCCCAGCCCGCGATATCCGGTTTCTTCGGCGTCGGCGTCTGTGTGCTGATCGCCTACCTGATGGGCGAATCCAAGGGCTACTTCCTGTTGGGCATCTGGATGTCGCTGCTGTGGGCGGCGGTCTTCGGGGTGTCGGTGCTGATCCGCCGGCCGGTGGTCGGCTATCTGTGGGGCTGGCTCAGCGGGCACGGCGCCCACTGGCGCGGGGTGCGCCGAGCGGTGCTCGCGTTCGACATCGCGACCCTGACCTGGGTGCTGGTGTTCAGCTCCCGCTTTTTGGTGCAGCGGTACCTGTACGACGCCGACGAGACCGGCTGGCTGGGCGTGGCCCGCATCGCCATGGGGTGGCCGCTGACGGCGGTGGCCGCCCTGGTCACCTATCTGGCCATCCGCACCGCCCAACGCGCCCTCGAACACCACCGGGCCGCCGGCGGCGCGCCGGCCTCCGGCTGA
- a CDS encoding OB-fold nucleic acid binding domain-containing protein, translating into MATAEGYLRRLTRRLTADPEEIDAAELTDEAENTGAQRAIDCRRGQEVTMIGTLRSVETGGKACAGGVRAELYDGTDSVMLVWLGQRRIPGIEPGRKLRVRGRVGELDNGAKAIYNPHYEIQK; encoded by the coding sequence ATGGCCACGGCCGAAGGGTATCTGCGTCGGCTCACCCGGCGACTGACGGCAGATCCTGAAGAAATCGACGCCGCGGAACTCACCGACGAGGCGGAGAACACGGGGGCGCAGCGGGCGATCGACTGCCGCCGGGGCCAGGAAGTCACCATGATCGGGACCCTGCGCAGCGTGGAGACCGGCGGCAAGGCGTGCGCCGGCGGCGTCCGCGCCGAACTGTACGACGGCACCGACTCGGTGATGCTGGTCTGGCTCGGCCAGCGCCGGATCCCCGGCATCGAACCCGGCCGGAAACTGCGCGTACGCGGCCGGGTCGGCGAACTCGACAACGGAGCGAAAGCGATCTACAACCCGCACTACGAGATTCAGAAGTGA
- the dxs gene encoding 1-deoxy-D-xylulose-5-phosphate synthase: MLEQIRGPADLQHLSKAQLRDLADEIRQFLIHKVAATGGHLGPNLGVVELTLALHRVFDSPHDPIIFDTGHQAYVHKMLTGRAADFDTLRKKGGLSGYPSRAESEHDWVESSHASAALSYADGLAKAFELTGHRNRHVVAVVGDGALTGGMCWEAINNIAAARRPVVIVVNDNGRSYAPTIGGFAEHLAALRLQPQYENLLEQSRQAVRGIPMIGELCYRAMHSVKVGLKDALAPQEMFTDLGLKYVGPIDGHDEHAVEVALRRARGYNAPVVVHVVTRKGMGYGPAEADEAEQMHACGVIDVETGKPPKASAPGWTSVFSDALVRIGARRRDVVAITAAMPGPTGLTAFRERFPDRFFDVGIAEQHAMTSAAGLAMGGLHPVVAVYSTFLNRAFDQMLMDVALHKLPVTIVLDRSGITGPDGASHNGMWDLSILGIVPGMRVAAPRDGLRLREQLGEALDVKDGPTAIRFPKGDIGEDIPAVERRDGVDVLSLPDDGLSADVLLVTVGPFAAMGLAAAERLRNQGIGVTVIDPRWVLPVPQVITELARDHKLVVTVEDNGGHGGVGSAVSAALRAAEVDVPCRDLALPQQFFDHASRSEVLAEVGLTEQNVARRITGWVAALSPEMAEEQSQISERLD, encoded by the coding sequence ATGCTTGAACAGATCCGCGGTCCCGCTGATCTGCAGCACCTTTCCAAGGCGCAGCTGCGGGATCTGGCCGATGAGATCCGCCAGTTCCTGATACACAAGGTCGCGGCCACCGGGGGGCACCTCGGACCCAACCTCGGTGTGGTCGAGCTCACCCTCGCCCTGCACCGGGTGTTCGACTCCCCGCACGACCCGATCATCTTCGACACCGGCCACCAGGCCTATGTGCACAAGATGCTCACCGGGCGGGCCGCCGATTTCGACACGCTGCGGAAGAAGGGCGGCCTGTCGGGCTATCCGTCCCGGGCGGAGAGCGAGCACGACTGGGTGGAGTCCAGCCACGCCAGCGCGGCGCTGTCCTACGCCGACGGTCTGGCCAAGGCGTTCGAGCTGACCGGCCACCGCAACCGCCACGTCGTCGCGGTGGTGGGGGACGGCGCCCTGACCGGAGGCATGTGCTGGGAGGCGATCAACAACATCGCGGCCGCCCGCCGGCCCGTCGTCATCGTCGTCAACGACAACGGGCGCAGCTACGCCCCGACCATCGGCGGGTTTGCCGAACATCTGGCCGCCCTGCGGTTGCAGCCGCAGTACGAGAACCTGCTCGAGCAGAGCCGGCAGGCGGTGCGCGGCATCCCGATGATCGGCGAGCTGTGCTACCGGGCCATGCACAGCGTCAAGGTCGGGCTGAAGGATGCGCTGGCCCCGCAGGAGATGTTCACCGACCTGGGGCTGAAGTACGTCGGCCCGATCGATGGCCACGACGAGCACGCGGTGGAGGTGGCGCTGCGCCGCGCCCGCGGTTACAACGCCCCGGTGGTGGTGCACGTCGTCACGCGCAAGGGCATGGGTTACGGCCCAGCCGAGGCCGACGAGGCCGAACAGATGCACGCCTGCGGGGTGATCGACGTGGAGACCGGCAAGCCGCCGAAGGCCTCCGCGCCGGGGTGGACGTCGGTGTTCTCCGATGCGCTGGTGCGGATCGGGGCCAGGCGCCGCGACGTGGTGGCGATCACCGCGGCGATGCCCGGACCCACCGGCCTGACCGCGTTCCGGGAGCGCTTCCCGGACCGGTTCTTCGACGTCGGCATCGCCGAACAGCATGCGATGACCTCGGCCGCCGGCCTGGCGATGGGCGGCTTGCATCCGGTGGTGGCGGTCTACTCGACGTTCCTGAACCGGGCGTTCGACCAGATGCTGATGGACGTCGCGCTGCACAAGCTGCCGGTGACCATCGTGCTGGACCGGTCCGGGATCACCGGACCCGACGGGGCCAGCCACAACGGCATGTGGGACCTGTCCATCCTGGGCATCGTGCCCGGGATGCGCGTCGCCGCGCCGCGTGACGGGCTGCGGTTGCGGGAGCAGCTCGGCGAGGCGCTCGACGTCAAGGACGGCCCGACGGCCATCCGGTTCCCCAAGGGCGACATCGGCGAGGACATCCCGGCGGTCGAGCGGCGCGACGGAGTCGACGTGCTGTCGCTGCCCGACGACGGACTGTCCGCCGACGTGCTGCTGGTGACGGTCGGCCCGTTCGCCGCGATGGGGCTGGCGGCCGCCGAGCGGCTGCGCAACCAGGGCATCGGGGTGACGGTCATCGACCCGCGCTGGGTGCTGCCGGTCCCGCAGGTGATCACCGAGCTGGCCCGCGACCACAAGCTGGTGGTCACCGTCGAGGACAACGGCGGGCACGGCGGGGTCGGGTCGGCGGTGTCGGCCGCCCTGCGCGCCGCCGAGGTGGACGTGCCGTGCCGCGATCTGGCGCTGCCCCAGCAGTTCTTCGACCACGCCTCGCGCAGTGAGGTGCTGGCCGAGGTCGGACTCACCGAACAGAACGTGGCCCGCCGGATCACCGGGTGGGTGGCCGCGCTGAGCCCGGAGATGGCCGAGGAGCAGTCGCAGATCAGCGAGCGGCTGGACTGA
- a CDS encoding class I SAM-dependent RNA methyltransferase, whose amino-acid sequence MTSDSVLSSDTVVTLTVGAPANGGSCVARHDGRVVFVRYALPGETVRARITRDRGSYWHAETVEVIDPSPDRIAPLCAIAGVDGAGCCDLAFATPEAVRRLKGEVVANQLARLGGFRWRDEAEAAAEPLGAGEPTGWRTRVRLGTTADGYAGFHRYRSNEVVTDLRCGQLAPGMLTGLDQGGWTPGAQVHVAVDDNDDRHVVQVGPRRGRRNPTQVRFGRYEAVQRVGGREWRVPVTAFWQAHRDAAHSYSALVAEWAQLSPGMTAWDLYGGAGLFAAVLAEAVGAHGRVLTVDTAPGASRAARTALADLGCVSVVTDPVRRALSAEPDRADVAVLDPPRTGAGREVIDLLAAAEVPRIIHIGCEAASFARDIGLYRGHGYTVEDLRVFDSFPLTHHVECVAVLTR is encoded by the coding sequence ATGACGTCCGATTCAGTGCTCTCCTCCGACACCGTGGTGACGTTGACCGTCGGTGCGCCCGCCAACGGCGGCAGCTGCGTGGCCCGCCACGACGGCCGGGTGGTGTTCGTGCGGTACGCGCTGCCCGGCGAGACGGTGCGGGCCCGAATCACCCGCGACCGCGGCTCCTACTGGCACGCCGAGACCGTCGAGGTGATCGACCCGTCCCCGGACCGGATCGCCCCGCTGTGCGCGATCGCCGGCGTCGACGGCGCCGGGTGCTGCGATCTGGCCTTCGCGACGCCGGAGGCGGTCCGCAGGCTCAAGGGCGAGGTGGTGGCCAATCAGCTCGCCCGGCTGGGCGGGTTCCGGTGGCGCGACGAGGCCGAGGCGGCGGCCGAACCGCTCGGCGCCGGTGAGCCGACGGGGTGGCGGACCCGGGTGCGGCTGGGCACCACCGCCGACGGCTACGCCGGATTCCACCGCTACCGCAGCAACGAGGTGGTCACCGACCTGCGGTGCGGCCAGTTGGCGCCGGGCATGCTCACCGGGCTGGATCAGGGTGGGTGGACCCCGGGCGCCCAGGTGCATGTCGCGGTCGACGACAACGACGACCGGCATGTGGTGCAGGTCGGTCCACGCCGCGGGCGCAGGAATCCCACCCAGGTGCGGTTCGGCCGCTACGAGGCGGTGCAGCGGGTGGGCGGCCGGGAGTGGCGGGTGCCGGTGACGGCGTTCTGGCAGGCGCACCGGGACGCCGCCCACAGCTACAGCGCGCTGGTGGCCGAATGGGCACAGCTGTCGCCGGGGATGACGGCGTGGGATCTGTACGGCGGCGCCGGGCTGTTCGCGGCGGTGCTCGCCGAGGCGGTGGGGGCCCACGGGCGGGTGCTCACCGTCGACACCGCCCCGGGCGCGTCCCGTGCGGCGCGCACCGCGCTGGCCGATCTGGGCTGTGTGTCGGTGGTGACCGATCCGGTGCGACGCGCCCTGAGCGCCGAACCGGACCGGGCCGACGTCGCGGTGCTGGATCCGCCGCGCACCGGCGCGGGCCGGGAGGTGATCGACCTGCTGGCCGCGGCCGAGGTGCCACGCATCATCCATATTGGTTGTGAGGCAGCGTCTTTCGCGCGCGACATCGGGCTGTATCGCGGCCACGGCTACACGGTGGAGGACTTGCGGGTGTTCGACTCGTTCCCGCTGACCCACCACGTCGAGTGCGTCGCGGTGCTCACCCGGTGA
- the nhaA gene encoding Na+/H+ antiporter NhaA, whose translation MTPAPDEGATRRGRTVIARPLRRPPRRLLTRGSWAETSRITAILRRETVGGGVLLVVAAAALLWANSPWSAGYFGLRDATVGGEPLGLHLNLTVGTWAADGLLAIFFLVVGLELKREFVAGDLRDPARAVLPIVAAVGGMVAPALIFVVVAAGGGEGALRGWAIPTATDIAFAVAVLAVLSTHLPAALRTFLLTLAVVDDLLAVTVIAVFYTEEINTTALGLTLVPLAAFTVCVQRRIRAWWLLIPLGVATWVLMHESGVHATVAGVLLGFAVPVRRSAAAGGPAAGPGMAEHFEHRLRPLSAGLAVPVFAFFAAGVDFGGLSGLGDALRDPVTLGIIGGLVVGKPVGIWLTTRLLAAFTRARLDATLRWVDVFGVSLLAGIGFTVSLLIGDLAYGTGSIRDDHVKVGVLLGSVTAAALAAAVLRMRNRYYRILHQQETEDADRDGVPDIYQSPNT comes from the coding sequence CTGACCCCTGCCCCCGATGAGGGCGCTACCCGAAGAGGCCGCACCGTGATCGCCAGACCGCTCCGCCGCCCGCCCCGGCGACTGCTCACCCGCGGATCATGGGCGGAGACCAGCCGGATCACCGCGATCCTGCGGCGGGAGACCGTCGGCGGCGGGGTCCTGCTGGTGGTGGCGGCCGCCGCGCTGCTGTGGGCCAACTCGCCCTGGTCGGCGGGCTATTTCGGGCTGCGGGACGCGACCGTCGGCGGGGAGCCGCTCGGGCTGCACCTGAACCTGACCGTGGGCACCTGGGCGGCCGACGGTCTGCTGGCGATCTTCTTCCTGGTCGTCGGGCTGGAGCTGAAACGCGAGTTCGTCGCCGGTGACCTGCGGGACCCGGCCCGTGCCGTGCTGCCCATCGTCGCGGCGGTCGGCGGCATGGTGGCGCCCGCGCTGATCTTCGTGGTGGTGGCCGCCGGCGGCGGGGAGGGCGCGTTGCGCGGCTGGGCCATCCCGACCGCCACCGACATCGCCTTCGCGGTCGCGGTGCTGGCGGTGCTGTCCACCCACCTCCCGGCCGCGCTGCGCACCTTCCTGCTCACCCTCGCGGTCGTCGACGACCTGCTCGCGGTGACGGTGATCGCGGTGTTCTACACCGAGGAGATCAACACCACCGCGCTGGGGCTGACGCTGGTGCCGCTGGCGGCGTTCACGGTGTGCGTGCAGCGGCGCATCCGGGCCTGGTGGCTGCTGATCCCACTGGGCGTGGCCACCTGGGTGTTGATGCACGAGTCCGGGGTGCACGCCACCGTCGCCGGGGTGTTGCTCGGATTCGCCGTCCCGGTGCGCCGCTCGGCCGCCGCCGGGGGACCGGCGGCCGGACCGGGGATGGCCGAACACTTCGAACACCGGCTGCGGCCGCTGTCGGCGGGGCTGGCCGTGCCGGTGTTCGCGTTCTTCGCCGCCGGCGTCGACTTCGGCGGCCTGTCCGGTCTCGGAGATGCCCTGCGTGACCCGGTCACGCTGGGCATCATCGGCGGGCTGGTGGTCGGCAAACCGGTCGGGATCTGGCTCACCACGCGGTTGCTGGCCGCGTTCACCCGGGCCCGGCTGGACGCCACCCTGCGGTGGGTCGACGTGTTCGGCGTGTCGCTGCTGGCCGGCATCGGGTTCACGGTGTCGCTGCTGATCGGGGATCTGGCCTACGGCACCGGATCGATCCGCGACGATCACGTCAAGGTCGGGGTGCTGCTCGGGTCGGTGACCGCGGCGGCGCTGGCGGCGGCGGTGTTGCGGATGCGCAACCGCTACTACCGGATACTGCACCAGCAGGAGACCGAGGACGCCGACCGCGACGGGGTGCCCGACATCTACCAGTCGCCCAACACATGA